One region of Quercus lobata isolate SW786 chromosome 2, ValleyOak3.0 Primary Assembly, whole genome shotgun sequence genomic DNA includes:
- the LOC115975651 gene encoding uncharacterized protein LOC115975651 isoform X2: MISGAGEFMGDVHIEKEISEIPSTSHQVRHFSSNGYLLEVHGHQKKHLAHGDAVKNTSLLIDTLGFHSLMDDIFTRLLTLTSYISRRFIQFIEDLVFRDVIRCSENLVVVSSERNPGCSYHSICTSVSEGCSSSSKPCISISSPTVLEGRASGLREELLVSARSEVVESNYNYRGVPIFFQGITSRVCTTLRGSSDDIGWLQCTPGMASVEDGTARFLELLAGIRNGEHKLPNSFVYLLIPGIS, encoded by the exons ATGATTTCGGGTGCTGGAGAATTCATGGGAGATGTACATATTGAAAAGGAAATATCTGAGATCCCTTCAACA TCACATCAGGTCAGACATTTTTCAAGTAATGGTTACCTCCTAGAAGTACATGGTCATCAGAAAAAGCATTTG GCCCATGGTGATGCTGTGAAGAATACTAGTCTTCTTATTGATACTCTCGGATTTCACTCGTTAATGGATGATATTTTCACCCGCCTCTTGACACTAACTAGTTATATAAGTCGTCGATTCATTCAATTTATTG AGGATCTTGTATTTAGAGATGTCATTAGATGCTCAGAAAATTTGGTGGTCGTTTCTTCTGAACGGAATCCAGGATGTTCTTACCACAGCATTTGTACATCTGTTTCTGAAGGATGTTCATCGTCTTCTAAACCTTGCATCTCCATTTCAAGCCCTACAGTCCTGGAAGGAAGAGCATCAGGACTTAGGGAAGAATTGCTTGTGAGTGCAAGATCTGAAGTTGTGGAAAGCAATTACAACTATAGGGGTGTCCCTATCTTTTTCCAAGG CATTACATCTAGAGTGTGTACAACTTTGCGTGGTTCTTCTGATGATATTGGATGGTTGCAATGCACACCCGGAATGGCTTCTGTGGAGGATGGTACGGCGAGATTTTTGGAATTGCTTGCAGGCATAAG AAATGGAGAGCACAAACTACCCAACTCATTTGTTTATCTACTAATTCCAG GCATCAGTTGA
- the LOC115964679 gene encoding L-arabinokinase-like, giving the protein MVAGSHYRSVLQQGIYSSWYLNIPFHFLVPAFRGVIDVPLVVRRLHKSREEVRKDLGVPDDVKLVIFNFGGQPAGWKLKEEYLPAGWLCLVCGASDNQELPPNFIKLAKDVYTPDLIAALDCMLGKIGYGTVSEAMAYKLPFIFIRRDYFNEEPYLREMLEYYQRGVEMARRDMLSGCWIPYLECAVNLKSCYEGGTNGGEVFKFF; this is encoded by the exons ATGGTGGCTGGATCTCACTATCGATCAGTCCTTCAGCAG GGTATTTATTCTAGTTGGTATTTGAAtattccttttcattttttagttcCTGCATTTCGTGGTGTTATTGATGTACCCCTTGTCGTGAGGAGATTACACAAATCTAGAGAAGAG GTGAGGAAAGATCTTGGAGTTCCGGATGATGTGAAGctagtaatttttaattttggtggGCAA CCAGCTGGTTGGAAGTTGAAGGAGGAGTACTTACCTGCTGGTTGGTTGTGCCTG GTTTGTGGGGCTTCAGACAATCAGGAGCTTCCCCCTAATTTCATAAAGCTTGCAAAAGATGTTTATACACCTGACCTAATAGCAGCTTTAGATTGCATGCTCG GAAAGATTGGATATGGCACAGTCAGTGAAGCCATGGCATACAAGTTGCCATTTATCTTCATACGCCGAGATTATTTTAATGAAGAACCATATTTGAGAGAAATGCTTGAG TATTACCAACGTGGTGTGGAGATGGCCAGAAGAGATATGCTCAGTGGATGTTGGATACCCTACCTTGAATGTGCTGTTAACTTGAAATCGTGCTATGAGGGAGGTACCAATGGTGGTGAGgtattcaagtttttttaa
- the LOC115975652 gene encoding uncharacterized protein LOC115975652 isoform X1, with translation MLKAGALKFFTMFRNQISKDVIVQIFQDLVRFLVAESNLVHSYAASCIEKLLLVNDEGGRSRVRGESIYNEVWGSRNTPIVMRVILASIRGTVMELGNTPIVTSGLVMQLLVGSKFIEVDNSFCEDRALLERDTDKDGKVNFKEFFHGLFDMVRNYDEEGHHSSHQFDDSMEAPAKKLFAQLDKDGDGYLSDVELLPVIGKLHPSESYYAKQQADYIISQADADKDGRLTLAEMTDNPYVFYSAIFDDDEDEDDYEYHDEFR, from the exons ATGCTTAAGGCAGGTGCACTGAAATTCTTTACAATGTTCAGGAATCAAATATCAAAGGATGTTATAGTTCAGATTTTCCAAGATTTGGTTCGGTTCCTTGTTGCGGAATCAAACTTAGTTCATTCTTATGCTGCAAGTTGTATTGAGAAACTGTTGCTGGTCAATGATGAGGGGGGAAGATCTAG AGTCCGAGGAGAATCAATATATAATGAAGTGTGGGGTAGCAGAAATACACCTATTGTGATGCGTGTTATTCTTGCATCAATCCGTGGGACTGTGATGGAGCTTGGAAATACACCTATTGTGACTTCTGGGCTAGTGATGCAACTCTTGGTTGGGTCCAAGTTCATTGAAGTGGACAACAGTTTCTGCGAGGATCGTGCCCTCTT GGAAAGAGACACTGACAAAGACGGGAAGGTTAActttaaagaattttttcatGGGCTTTTTGACATGGTGAGGAACTATGATGAAGAAGGTCACCATTCTTCACATCAATTTGATGATTCAATGGAGGCCCCagcaaaaaaattgtttgctcAGCTTGACAAAGATGGTGATGG ATACTTGTCAGATGTAGAACTACTACCTGTAATTGGAAAACTTCACCCGTCAGAGAGTTACTATGCGAAACAACAAGCAGATTACATCATATCACAG GCAGATGCTGATAAAGATGGGCGTCTAACCTTGGCAGAGATGACTGATAACCCTTATGTATTTTACAGTGCTATATTCGATGacgatgaggatgaggatgactATGAGTACCATGATGAATTCCGTTAA
- the LOC115975652 gene encoding uncharacterized protein LOC115975652 isoform X2, with amino-acid sequence MLKAGALKFFTMFRNQISKDVIVQIFQDLVRFLVAESNLVHSYAASCIEKLLLVNDEGGRSRVRGESIYNEVWGSRNTPIVMRVILASIRGTVMELGNTPIVTSGLVMQLLVGSKFIEVDNSFCEDRALLERDTDKDGKVNFKEFFHGLFDMVRNYDEEGHHSSHQFDDSMEAPAKKLFAQLDKDGDGYLSDVELLPVIGKLHPSESYYAKQQADYIISQMLIKMGV; translated from the exons ATGCTTAAGGCAGGTGCACTGAAATTCTTTACAATGTTCAGGAATCAAATATCAAAGGATGTTATAGTTCAGATTTTCCAAGATTTGGTTCGGTTCCTTGTTGCGGAATCAAACTTAGTTCATTCTTATGCTGCAAGTTGTATTGAGAAACTGTTGCTGGTCAATGATGAGGGGGGAAGATCTAG AGTCCGAGGAGAATCAATATATAATGAAGTGTGGGGTAGCAGAAATACACCTATTGTGATGCGTGTTATTCTTGCATCAATCCGTGGGACTGTGATGGAGCTTGGAAATACACCTATTGTGACTTCTGGGCTAGTGATGCAACTCTTGGTTGGGTCCAAGTTCATTGAAGTGGACAACAGTTTCTGCGAGGATCGTGCCCTCTT GGAAAGAGACACTGACAAAGACGGGAAGGTTAActttaaagaattttttcatGGGCTTTTTGACATGGTGAGGAACTATGATGAAGAAGGTCACCATTCTTCACATCAATTTGATGATTCAATGGAGGCCCCagcaaaaaaattgtttgctcAGCTTGACAAAGATGGTGATGG ATACTTGTCAGATGTAGAACTACTACCTGTAATTGGAAAACTTCACCCGTCAGAGAGTTACTATGCGAAACAACAAGCAGATTACATCATATCACAG ATGCTGATAAAGATGGGCGTCTAA